The DNA region TTTCTTTAAAAACTCCATAGTTAAGCATGCTTAGATTAAAGCAATTATGAGATGAGTGACattatagaaatttttttgaaaaaatatatgagTGAGGATAAAACACAttgaaaaattttatattagagTCATTGATCTTAGAAGCACCTGAAACAGATTGTCGAGGTctaagaaataattatatatgaaggGTTCTGAGCAATGGAGGGTTACGATCAACAAAGGGTTACGATCAACAAAAATATTCAATGAAGTGTTATGATGTTAAGTATTATAAAAGACGTTACATTTAATATCATATTCTACAATTAGAAATGTTACATTTAATATCATGTTAGGTATTGAAAGATTATTAATTTTGgtataatataagattttttttatagaaggtAACATATAAGATTCCTCTCACTCCATTTAATCATTTATACCTTAATTGTATTTGAAAGATATGAAGtggaatgaaaaagagaaagaaaaaaaaatgggataCAGAGGCGTTATGAGTGGCAAAAACAAGTGTCAAAATCCAAAATAGAATTACTCCCCCACCTCTCTTCTGTCTCCCTCTCATTTGGTTTGGTTGGTTTGGGTTAAGTGTAAGCATTGTCGGCTTCTTCCGCACCATCCTCTATATATACTGACATCCCACAACAATGTTTCTCAATCTCAACTCATCTTTCAGTAACATATTCCGTAGCATCTACCCAGTCAGTACTCACCAATGGCAATAGGCCAATAGCTATAATTGCCCAAACCCAActcataatttcaaattttgctCAATACTTTATCTACAGGTGTAACATTGattaaacacaaacacaaatcaCCTCTTGTtggttcttaatttctttcttccaCTATGCCTTCTCTCTCGGAAGCCTTTAGAGGTCACCCCGTGTACCTTCATCAGAAACACCACGACTTCAACTCACTTCAAGAACTCCCTGACTCTTACGCTTGGACACAACCTGATGATGATGATCACCGTCTCACAAATTACCCTTCCAACAATAAGACTAAGACCGTTGTCCCCATCATCGATTTGAACGACCCAAATGCTCCAAACCTCATAGGCCATGCATGCAAAACATGGGGTGTGTTCCAAGTGGTGAACCATGGCATCCCCACGAGCCTCTTCAGTGACATTCAGAGGGCTAGTCTTGCTCTATTCTCCCTTCCTCTTCACCAGAAGCTCAAAGCAGCTCGCTCCCCCGACGGCGTCTCCGGCTACGGCCGCGCTCGCATTTCCTCCTTCTTCCCCAAGCTCATGTGGTCTGAGTGCTTCACAATTCTCGATTCCCCTCTTGATCTTTTCCTCAAACTCTGGCCACAAGACTATGCTAAATACTGGTACGTACGTGCTATATATGCTACCaaatagttctttttttttacacgaGGGACAGACAATTCTCAAATCAATAGTAACAAATACTTAACACCCTCACTCACCACTTTCTCAAATCTTAATAGTAACACTTAAAATAATATGCTGCCTAGCTAGATATTATTCCTTCTGTTCTGCTTTTCTTTATGTTCTTCTTCTAATTCTGGTAAGAAGTGAAGGAAGGGAAGAGAGACACTTTTGCTTCTGATTTTGTGATGAAGGTTCCACTAGGCAAAGTTAGAAGCCGATTTTTTCATCCTAATGCAAATAGCAAAGATCACTATAATGACATTGAAGGACCCACCCTTATGAGAATCTACTAAACTAAATCCACTTGCTTGCCACTGTCATTTTCCAACCCCAATAGTTCAACGTGGTgctgattttattaaaatagtaaAACATTCACACGTTAAAAAACAGGTGGTGCcttttttacaactttttttttctttcaggaAAACAAAAGGTGAAAAGAGAAGCTGAGTGGTGTAACATATACTTGATTTATGTCTTTTTAAAGCGAAATGTTTTTCTTACATTAActtttatgtaatattttatagaaaaagagagagatttgGAGAAAAGAGAcaagtatataatataataaataagtgatacagagagaaatagaaagaaatgTATTATATGAATAATATGATTCTTTTCTAAACATTCCTCTTTGTGGTCTATTCTATAATTTGCAGTGATATTGTCGTGGAATATGAAGCAGCCATGAAAAAGCTAGCAGCGAAGTTAATGTGCCTTATGTTGGCTTCCCTTGGTATTCCCAAGGAAGACATTAAATGGGCTGGGCCGAAAGGAGAATTCAACGGGGCTTGTGCGGCTTTGCATTGGAATTCTTACCCGAGTTGCCCGGATCCGGATCGGGCCATGGGTCTGGCCGCGCACACGGACTCCACTCTCCTCACAATCCTGCACCAAAACAATGTCAATGGGCTTCAGGTTCTCAAGGAAGGGGAAGGGTGGGTGGCGGTGCCTCCGCTTCCCGGAGGGCTCGTGATCAACGTCGGCGATCTGCTCCACATTTTGTCAAACGGGTTGTACCCGAGTGTGCTGCATCGAGTTCGGGTGAACCGAACCCGGCAGAGGTTCTCGGTTGCTTATCTATATGGGCCCCCAACAAACGTCCAAATCAGTCCACAAGTAAAATTGGTAGGCCCAACAAGGCCCGTTCTTTATCGATCAGTGACTTGGAACGAGTACCTTGGCACCAAAGCAAAGCTTTTTAATAAGGCTCTTTCAGCTGTTAGGCTTTCTTCATCTATTAACGGTTTGTTTGATGTAAACGAGGATAAGAGTAACGACTTTCAAGTGGGCTAGAATCTAGATAGCCATAGGCTTGAACTTTTTTTACCCTTCTCGGTCAAATCTTGTACCAGCCATAAAAggcaaaaatgaaaataataaaataaaatttcaaagacaCATGATTTGCTTAAATGGAATTAATCTGGTTTTGGGGTGGGGGGGTTCAAACAGCAAGTCGTTGGAGAGGGGTAGAGAAGACAAATATCGTTTGGCACCAAACTATAGAGAGTAAAACCATTCTCAATGTGTTGAAAGGGTTAGATAGAATAGCAGAAATTGAATACTCAATTCTGGTACATGATGCACGACCCATATTTTCTATCAGAGCATATGGTatttgctcacaaaatttacatattaaactttacataattttaatattaactttaaattCTATACCGGTAGTATAAAAAAGTtacatagttaattaattaaaaattattgttgatatgatttttaagattaaGAAACTTGTTTGTGCATAActtgataatataaatttttttatattgctagtgcatatattatttatttttaatattttgtaaaaattgtataatttataCATTCATGAAAAGGCCTATTTActaaaaaacatgttttctattttgtttcttttaatcataaatctgatATCTTATTTTCTGCTTTCAAATATTAGTATGCAGTAAAAACAATTCCTTTTGTGTTCTATATCATTTCtcaaaaacaagaacaaaataaaaaataacataacgattttataattaaataataataaaaaaaacttccttATAAAATCACGAGGGTGTGAACGCAGAAGGCCGTTCGACCATTTGTGGTTGTCTCATCGATCGATGACATGAACATTTGTAAcagctttttttgttttgttttggatcGGGTGAATAAGAGATTGGCGTTGTTGATGAGAAAGCGAAGAACTTCAAATCAGAGCACATGTTTGGGTTTCTCACTTCAAAATAATGCAAAAGTGAGgaaattaataactaatgtcAATCATATCGGcttatgaaataataattgtCTGAAGGCGATGATGTTCTTGTCTCTCTGCAAGACTGCAACCACGTGTTGGTTTCTAGCCTTCCTGTCGTGGGAACCATATATGGCAGGTTCCAGTGGAGTGGGGTAGAGACTACTTCTACAGTTCTAccagtattatattttatttgtttcaatctcataaaaaaaagagttttttttgccttaaagaaattttttaaccgataattagaaataaatcaTTTAGAGATGAAAAATCACTGGAAAATATAGTTTATACTAGTAGTATGTCTTCTTCATATATGTTCaaattatttaagataaaattctctcatattttcttttatcacaagtgttatcttaactttttccTCTAACGCATACAGTAACCAACCTTTACTTTATATACATTTATATACTACCtcaatttaaagaataaataatgcatatatatatatatatatatgtgtggttaaatgataaatttgttaacttttttataataattatattaagaattatttttatttgattgatagtttaaattttttaataataacaaaaaatgtcaATTAAATTCTAATGTAAATTAGGGACTTTAAATAAatgtaatgtaattttttttcaaacaacatgaatgaaatttaatttgtcTAACAAAAACTacattaagaaattatttttttatactagaaCATAAATACTAGTGTTTAGTGAAAATTAACTCTATGTTCagcaaaattatttgataaactagctgaaagttgaaaattgaaaaattaatttattaaattgtgagtgtttaataaaattagttattaaaataattaaataatataaaatgaaacaaaaataataaatttataatttattttgaaaggataataaaaaaatttaataaatttattaaggataaaaaagaaagaaatatagaaatattgaagctaacgtttcaaaaaatacttaaaactattaaaaaaaattatttatcatataattaaataaattttttaactaataaaaagaaaattaaaaactaacttaAATATCTTGCTAGATATGGTCGATCGAAGTTAAATATTAAGCTAATTTCTTACAATGATTCCTAAAATAATCAGAAATTTGTGCCAAGAAGGTGACTTTGCTCAACTATGAGTTTCTATCTTTGCTATTTCAAAGAGCACTTGGTGTTGAATGATCGAACAAGAATTGGATTTGTGCGAAAGTAAAATGAAAAGCAATGAAAGGAAGTAAAGgcagaaaaatatattagtaaaaatatttatgtttgattGATCTGTTGTGTTTGTAAAATTAACGGTACAAGACCTATTTAAATTGCTAAGGATTCAATTACCACATTTTTCTACTTAACAACCGCTAAAAACATGGCATGGACCCTGTTTAGCTATTTTTACCATGATTCAACTTTAATTTGTGGTTACATTTAgctaatttattatacataataggCTATTTatacataataagaaaaattatcttagaGAACTCGTataatacttataaaaaattaaggtgCTTGCGCAAATTTAAAGCATGAATCTATatctaatttttcttataactGCCACGGATATAATTTGTGCATTGCGCGACAAGATGTCATTACCAGTATTAATTAGTTATTGGGATggtgataaaagaaaaagtagtGAAAGATATATAGATAGGACCGACAAAAAAGAGGCACTAACCAATATGAAAGAGGCATTGCTTGCTTGCACTATCATGCTCCTTAATTATATCCCTTCTATTATAAGGTACAAGCTTGTTAAAGTGGTTGAGAAATTTGAGGTGAATATGGTGATCTAGAAACAAAAGGAAGTGTTTACTAGTACAGATATTCAACAATGTTATAACTCTCGTGTTATGTTATGTATGTCAGTATGTGGGTTACAAAGGGTTGTTGATGAATATGGTGATCTAGAAACAAAATGAAGTTTCAAGTACAGAGACAACGGTAGTTATTATGTTGAGTACTTAGGGTGTGCGAGTTTAGGAAGAGCCCATTTGATTAATCTTTACTTCAGTGTCAGCATATATATGTTCTAAAGCAATTTTGTCAGACAAATTTTTATCCGTATCGAAACTGAGTTTGCAACCTTACCCACATTATGGGATTTTAGTGGTAAATAAGAATCTGAAAGTAGCAGGCAAAACTCAATTATACATTTTGATCAAtcataaaatattcaataatagagtctccccctccccctttttaggTATATGTATGGTGGATCTTAGTGGttgatttttgaaatttttattactttaagaATGTGTAGAACCACCTTGTTCATAGTTGTATAAGTATTTCCATAAACTCGTTCTGTATATTTCTTAATAGTGCTAGCTGAGAAACTGTCTTAGCTGTATAAGTATTTTGCTGGAGTGggataaattaattcattataaaacaaattagttctaaacatgcaattttttttattatcataaaaaaatacattattgataATAAAACGTAAATTACATATTGGAACAGTGATGTGAATTGTTTCGTCAAAATGATCAATAAATCATTCCATCTGATAGTGACAAAAGGGATAAAAGAGCTTAACAAACTAGATTTCCACTACTACTAGTTacgtgataaaaaaagaaatggtCCACAATTAATTGACAATAGAAGGGTATAACGGTTTTCCTAAGTTATATATGTTCGAAATTTTCGAGTAATACAGCAAAATACTAAACATACAAATTTAGAGCGTGAGATGTATAATTACAAAATAACATTATGTGTATGATATCATAAGAAGAGATGCCAAATACTAATGATCATATAGTTTTTAAGAGTGCCGTAAAGAGATGCATGTTGAATTATTATTATCCTTGTGTATCACTCACACATTTCACTCACTTTATATAGACTCCAAAATAATAAGTCTAGAACACCAAACCACCATTCCAAGTTTAATGTGTAAAATGTATGCATAAAGGCATAAAGCATAGGAAGGATATTTTTgcttcaatttttgagaaaaaagagTTTTGTGGTGTGTTAGGATTATGAATCTATGACACAAGATGCTTGATTTAGTTTATACTTTATCCTAAGGTAGTTTAAAGGACTCCATCATGAAAATGACTGAAGTGCCAAAAAGCAAAGGACTGCTAAAACTTCAAACAAATAATTGTTGACTCCTGGAGCAAAGCCAACCTTCTTTTTGTGGCGGTGTTGTTGTGTTTCAAGCACGGGCAAAATGCTTTGAGAGTTTAGAGCTATGCTTGAACTGACATGTTTTGTAACTATGTTTAGTTACACAATGCAATATACTAACTATAACATAGGAGTGATAGGActattttcctcttttctaaTGAACCCAAATTAggattttgttaaataaatttagtCAAATACGACGTTAAGCTTGTTTGTTGGCCAATATTTCAAAATCAATCTCAATCACATCAACTATAGATTGTATGAGCTAGTTTCGTGTTATGATTTTGTGGAAGAGGTATTTTAACAAGACATGAAGATGTTTCATCAAACTTTTCAACACAGATTTAACATTCAAAGTGACATTGCTAGGAACCAAGAATATCCTAACACAATGTAAGGATGAGaaacatctctctctctctctatatatatattatcttttgtatattcttttttctcttctgatCTCACCATACAAGTAGAAAATCTATGACGCGATCACAAGTATTATTCGGTgccaaaagaattaaaaaatcataagaaCTATAAAATCCTTTTCAAATCATAAATGACTGCTTTATCCTCCGTATGTTAGGCCTGCATTGTTATCCTTAACCTTATCAATATGATCAAGACGAATCTCTCGGTATGAAGACGGCTCAACCTCTGTGGgtctattatttaattacatttagaaTAACTCCAAATGCCCAAATCCTATCGCTTTATTAATATTCAGTGATACATTATACCTACCAGATGGATTGGCTCCTAGTTAAGAAAAAGTATCATAGAATCTTTTTAAGAGACAACTGCACTATATAACCTACCTGACGTTATACCATTATAGGATCTTTTTAAGAGATTCCTGCACTTACCTCTTGACGCTAGTAACAGTTACGCTTGCacgttttttaattgaaaaattacacTTATCTTTCCTTTCGGAGttccccaaatttttctttttgaaaggatatcaatataatatatattgccTTATAAATGAGAAACTTGTTATTACGACAAAATGCTAATTTTTAATGATAGCCtttggataaaaattaaaaataacatactgctaaaataaaaacttaattatttataaatattttttatgagaataTTGTTGTTGCCTCTTACCACTATCACTTAAAGAGATCTATTACCACTACCACCATTATTATTATACAGTCAAACGTGGTGATGAGAATAATGATGAAAGAAGTGATAGTGGCAGAGAGATCGTGATCATGATGGTCTCATAATAAGTGTTTATGATTTGTTTTAATCAAAAGACTATCATTCAAAGTTCTACCATTGTAGAAGTCATTGTTCCCTACAGACCAAAATCATCTTTCTTCTAATACTCTGATACCAATTATCTTAGTAATTGCTCCCAATAAGTTTTAGTTTTGTGTCAAAATAAGAACTATGAAAGGTCGATTAAAACCACCGAGTCATGTATTGAAACGCAAAAGCGTTTCAAGTTTCAATTGGAGAAATTCACAGCAAACACATATAGCGAGATTTTATTAAGTCCAAGGTAAATTGTCTAGGGAACATTTGAGCACACCACACTGTTATTGTTATGGTAATGGTACAACACAAACAATGGCTGCTCAAACACCACAGTAAGTGCGCAGTGCAGATTGATCTCTCTGGCCCTGTTCAGTGTAATAAGACTTGAGGAACTCAACATGATCAAAAGGCTTAAAGAGCAGAGGGTGTTCCTCATCCACAAGCTCCTCTGGGGCTTTTATAATGCTCCCTCCTTTGGGGATAGAGAATAGCCCTGCAGAGTATCTTGCCTCATTCCCACTCATTATCACTCGGTGAAAGGGTGAATGCAGCCTTCCGTTTGACCATGCCTGCAAAATTCATAAtgtcaataaatttttattataggaCTATGCAATGacaatgtaaaagaaaattatagtgTTATCCAATCACAAACCatcatataaaattagttttttgacTTTTACGACAATTTTGGAAGTCATACtggtgattattttttattagttgacattataaaatttgttaCACTTACTGTGCACGGCGATTAAACTCTAAATTTTAAGAGTTGGTATAATTTATGTTGTTTCAATGACAAGTGATGAATAGAATATACATGGAGAGAGTCACCAATCATGACAACAAAACTGTCAGGGGAAGGCTTGTAGCTAATCCATTTTCCATCTTTGTTCATCACCTCTAAACCCTCCACTTCATTTTGGTACAATATGGTCACTATGTTCTTGTCAGTGTGTGCTGAGGCCTAGCTTTGTGTCACTGGTTTGAGGGCCTTTGTATTTCATAACCCGGAGAAGATAATTGGTTGAGTTCATGTGCTCTTCCAAgtactcttcaacacccaagcTCTCCAAAATCATCTTCCTAATGATTTGATCCAACTCTGATAGCTGCTCAGAGAAGGATTGTATAGCTTTGCTGCAAAATTTAGAAGACAAGTCAAGAAAgaggtaaaagaaaaaatggaatAGTTTACATAAACTATGTATTTGACATTTTAATAGGTACATGCCCAAAACTTGGGTTTCCATGAGGCCACATGATGTTGGTCATGTTTTCTACATTCTCCTAGACATTTGCATCATCAATGCCCATGCTTTCAAAAAGTGGGACCATAGGATATTGCCCAACATAACCATGATAAGGCTTCTTAGACACATTGAGTATCTTTGTTTGTAGAGGGAGATCAAAGAGCTCTTGTAGTGCAGCAAATATGGCTTTGCGAAGTTCTAAAGGAACTTTATCAAAAATTGCTTCAAAGCAACCATAATCTACCAGTGCCTTGTGAACTTGGGATTTTACTGCCTCCCAATTAGGATTGTTGGCTTCCAATTTGAGGTTAGTAAAGTCGATGACCGGAAGCTTTAGAGTGGCTTCTGAACCcatatctaaatttttttcttctctgatTTGTTTACAAGGTTGGAGGATAATGATTAATTTAAGCTGGGTTTGAAGCCATTTATATAACAGGTATGCTCTATTGCTCTATACTGTAATgacatttataatattaaaatttttgtttttgttctatGGTGTGATTGAGAATGCATTGTCACGTAGAGAAAAGATTCTTCCAACTTCACTTGAACAACCAAGCAGATAGTGTTGGGACAGCAAACAAAATTAGTTCGGGTTGGGCTTCAGGCTCTCTTTTgggtttattttatatttcctaTAATTTGATGTTTGaggcataaaaaagaataataacaaGAGTAACTGTAGTATAATCAATAACTGAAAAAGACTAACAGCTTGTGAATAAAGTCTAAAGCCTttagttaattaatataaaaatcgatataaattgatttttacctttcattttttaagtcaacaaaataaaatttgatctgatgattttaacattaaagacaatttttgtagttttgatttatttgaaaaagaatTATGGCAttgtcaagtaaaaaaaaacgtGTGCTATGCATAATAGATTGGTATAACATCCCTTTTAATTATACAAGCAATGAGTTTTAAACCACTTGTAAAACCTAAGTTGACTCATGCAATTGGATTGAAATTTTACTAGTTTAATATAAAACTGAAGAAAgtataactaaataataatttaggaaaataaattaatttatttttattatgatatttatacGAAATTATTTTCGTCGAAAgtactaataaatttttattgaaaaccttGAGTGCACATAAGGTTTGAATAtctaaacttatttttattataatatttattcataagGTTTGTATATCTAAACCcttaaaagtatttttctcTCAACATAATTTATTGTATATCTAAAgaccaattaaaattttaatcatcaCTTTAAATACAATTAAcgtaatttttatataagaaaagaattaaaattgctTGTATAATTGGGCCTAGGCCCAAGCCACCTTGCATGAGTAAGCCCAAATTTCTATCGAGAAGTTAATTGAAGACTACAATCAACACTAAAGTTACAGTAGTTACTGTAACATGGGATAACTGCTTATAAGTAGTCTTGAGCCTTGTGACACTGACTTTAGTCCATTTCTGACATCTACATATACCATATTATTACATATACGCACAATTTATTACTACATTATATTTTGAGTGTGATATTTTGCTAACTTTCACACCTCAAAAACATAAGTATTCACCAATTTAGACTAAGCTACTGGAGTACTCCGGATCTCCACCAAGTCACCGACCAATACCACACGCACCTCTGACCAAACAAGATGGTTAACTGGAGGGTAGTGATTCCGAGTTCCAACTTAATTAAGAACTTAAAAATGAGTACTCCTATAATCATGACACTGCGATTAGACTGATAAAAATTGTCTAATTAAGAATGTACCTATTATATACAGATTTGAAAGTGCCTAATTTATTTCATCTGAGATGAGTGTATAAATGACCGGATTCGATTAGAAAAATAAAGTCCTTTTCCTAACAAAATAATGTATGAATTATTGGATTAGATGAACGAATTTAAACTTAAGGCAACTTTGATgttattgaatatttaaattgtgtatGTAACCTTTGAAAGTTTAGATCATGACAATGAAAGAAAATTGACTGGGGGAGGAccatttagtaaaataaactaaattaacttaGAAAAAGGGAACCATGCTCCTGTCGGATCTTTGACATATCAGGTATTATTATATGTACAAGTTGTGTCTGGACCACACTAGAAATTAATCAACTTCCGTACAATTATTTTCAGTAAATAATTGTCTTAGATggcacaattttaatttttataacaattacgCAGAGATTAATTGTGGTACCACCATGTGTCATAGTCCTGTCTCGTATCTTTCTGCACAACGTTTGATGTTTCTCTTTATGAATCATGTGTTTTACTAGCTTTTTCTACTGCTCCGCCAAGAATTAGCTGCTAGCTGTCTAAGTGTCTATTGTATGGAACCGAAGAACAGAAGagcttaaacaaattaatatacACGATGATAgaaaatatcagtataattttttCGGTCTGTGGAATTAACTAAAATGGACAATGAGATCGAAAAACAAAGAGAGTGAGAATAGAAAAATGATACCAACAACTTTTAAGgagtaaaactctttctcttcatgtaaaagagaaaaatcacaAGACTTAATTTAGCAAAATGTATTCATCATTAAAAGTAggattactatttttattttctgatgtgtaaaaaaaagaaactatgtTTTAGCATcagattttaaattgaattttgttaGTGTTTCTCATTTGGTATATTTAATACCTAGCTAacgttattataatattaaatgatgcAGACTTTTCTGTACCTGATAATCTTTTCAAGTTGGAATGAAGGAAACAAATTTCGGAAATATATAGGTAAACAATGTCCTAGAAAAATTTTCCCGTGTAACACGTACGATACTAGTATTAATTAAGTAAATGCACACGAATTTGCGTAAGAAGCGTTAGAAACTACAGGCCCTGgtcttatgtttttattatccataggcttttatttattgttcttgCCAACCCATTATAGTCCTTGAGCCATTCACAGACCCACTAAATGCTCACATAACATGGTACCCTATTAGCTAGGCCTGCCTGGACGACTTTGGATAGGCTTAGCTGTGATTAAAAATACAAGAAAGAGATCAATCAgctatatataaaaatacaaattaaatgaaatattttgttacgtctgtatttatttaatttgtcccTTCTGATTGATTCAAtggtatcataaaaaaattctatatgcTCCGAGAAATATGCTTGTTTTCCAACAAGAACATGATAATATTTCATATCCTTTTGTGGTTTGTTTTAATTGATGTATATTGTACCACGGGAATATAATTCCTCTTCTTTTAACTTCTGGCTCCAATATTCAATTTTCGACTTTTGTCCATATTACATGTAGCAAAGCTTAAGTGAATGCGTAATGCTATGCTTCTTTGACCTATTATTGCTTTTATCACTAATATTCCGATCCCTTTATTTGgtctatatataattttccGTCTATAATTTTGAATGCTATCCAATTGGATTGAAAAGGCTACAATTCTTAATTAAACatgagatttcaaattaaaGTTTACAATTATGTGAATTACTGCTTGAGGATTACGTCAGAGAGAGACCGGGGGGAGGGGGAGCCTGGGAGACATGCAAATGGACAAACATTAACCCTTATTTAGTTTGATGGAAATAAGGGAaacataggaaaaaaaaaacattttagtttttattatttatttaaaaagaagaggTGAGGATAAAGAATTTCTTTTAGGATTATATAAAATAACCTTTCCTACCATAATTGAAGAaagagatttttcttttttagttttcctaaaaattaaatagttttttttgctaaataaaatttaattaaataataaaataatttcatgttagaaaaaataatatgtaaaaattttaattttttttgctaaatttaggttttttttatttgtgtaaagtactttttatacaatttatttcttttcactcACTTTCACTTATTTAATTAagcagataatttttttttttcactttttttccttgtttttatttattcaaacaatacttctcttatatttatatctctttaacttttatcatttttttctttattttacttACAATCAGCATAAGAATGTAGTATATC from Glycine soja cultivar W05 chromosome 8, ASM419377v2, whole genome shotgun sequence includes:
- the LOC114424399 gene encoding gibberellin 3-beta-dioxygenase 1-like, coding for MPSLSEAFRGHPVYLHQKHHDFNSLQELPDSYAWTQPDDDDHRLTNYPSNNKTKTVVPIIDLNDPNAPNLIGHACKTWGVFQVVNHGIPTSLFSDIQRASLALFSLPLHQKLKAARSPDGVSGYGRARISSFFPKLMWSECFTILDSPLDLFLKLWPQDYAKYCDIVVEYEAAMKKLAAKLMCLMLASLGIPKEDIKWAGPKGEFNGACAALHWNSYPSCPDPDRAMGLAAHTDSTLLTILHQNNVNGLQVLKEGEGWVAVPPLPGGLVINVGDLLHILSNGLYPSVLHRVRVNRTRQRFSVAYLYGPPTNVQISPQVKLVGPTRPVLYRSVTWNEYLGTKAKLFNKALSAVRLSSSINGLFDVNEDKSNDFQVG